The genomic segment TGGACGAAGTGGTCGCTGGCCGTCGATCAGAACATGGGACCGCACAACGGCGGCTGCGGCACGTGCACCGGCCTGATCACCGTGCAGCGTGGTGGCAGCCGGAACGGCCAGGTCGACTACACCGTCGAGTACTACACGATGGGTCACTTGACCAAGTTCGTGAAGCCGGGTGCCGTACGGATCGACTCCAGCGCGAACGGCACGGTCCCCAACGTGGCGTTCCGCAACAGCGACGGCTCCAAGGCGCTGATCGCCTACAACACGAGCGGCAGCGCGCAGAGCGTCAAGGTGAACTGGGGTGGGCAGTCCTTCGTCTACAACCTTCCCAGCCGTACGTCGGCCACGTTCACCTGGAGCGGAGCGCAATCCGGGGGCGGCAGCGGCGGGACCGGCACGATCACCGGGCTGGGCGGCAAGTGTCTCGACGTGTCGAACGGGTCGACCGCCAACGGCAACCTGCCGCAGCTGTGGGACTGCACGCCGGGCAACACCAACCAGCAGTGGACGGTGGGCAGCGACGGCACGATCCGCGGCCTGGGCAAGTGCCTCGACGTGGCCGACAACTCGACGGCGGACGGCGCGCCGGTCCACCAGTGGGACTGTCTCGATGCCGTCGCGAGTCAGAAGTGGACGGTCACGGCCGGCCGCGACATCGTCAACAATGCGTCCGGCAAGTGCCTCGATGTGAAGGACAACAGCACCGCCAACGGCGCGAAGCTGCAACTGTGGGCTTGCACGGGGGCCGCGAACCAGAAGTGGACAGCGCCGTAACAGGGCAAGCTAGGAACCATGCACGCCATCGTGATCGAGGACAAGAAGCTCGTCTCGCGTGAGGTTCCGGATGCTGAGGCCGGCGACGGTGAGGTCGTCATCGACGTCACCGCCGCCGGCGTCAACCGGGCCGACGTCGCTCAGCGGCAGGGTTTCTATCCGCCGCCGCCCGGCGCCTCGCCCTATCCGGGCCTGGAATGCGCCGGTGTGATCAGCGCGGTCGGGCCGGGGGTGACCGACCGGCACGTCGGCGAACGGGTCAGCGCGCTGCTGTCCGGGGGCGGGTACGCCGAGCGGGTGGCCGTTCCGGTGGGGCAGTTGCTTCCCGTGCCGGCCGGGCTTTCGCTGATCGAGTCGGCCGCGCTGCCCGAGGTCGCGTGCACGGTGTGGTCGAACGTGGTGGATCGGGACCGGCTGCGCAAGGGCCGTACGCTGCTGGTGCACGGCGGCGGCAGCGGCATCGGGACGTTCGCCATCCAGCTCGGCAAGGCCCTGGGTGCGTCAGTGATCGCGACCGCACGGTCCGGCAAGCACGAGGCGCTCCGAGCCCTCGGCGCCGATCGGCTCATCGACTACACGACCGACGACTTCGTGACCGCCACCCGCGAGTTCAACGGCCAGGGGGCCGACGTGATCCTCGACATCGTGGGCGCGAAGTATCTGAGCCGCAACATCGAGGCGCTGGCGCCGAACGGCCGCATCTCGGTGATCGGCATGCAGGGCGGGCGCAAGGCCGAACTCGACCTGGGCCTGCTGATGGCCAAGCGCGGCTCGGTGTCGTCGACGTCGCTGCGGGCTCGACCGGCCGGCGACAAGGCCCGGATCGTGGCCGCCGTCGCCCGTGACGTGTGGCCGCTGGTCGAGGCGGGGGCCGTCAAGCCGGTCATCCAGACGACGATTCCGCTGGCGCAGGCAGCCGAGGCGCATGAGCTGATGGAGTCGAGCGACCACCTCGGCAAAATTCTGCTTACCCCCTAAAGAGGTCCTAAACCCACCCTTTCGGGCGATAGTTGTGCGTATTTTATGTGTGTTTGACCGCTTTTTGCGGCGCGGCGAAACGGACTCGGAGGGTGCGCCGCTCAGCATGGTGTCACTCGGGCCGAGTGATCGGCCGGTGGGCTCGCGGCTCGCGGGACCCGCCTGACGAGCGACACCGGGAGGTCTCATGACCAACACGCCGTTGCGCCCTGCGCGGTCGGCACCGGCCGGTCGGAAGCCGGTGCCCGCACCGGCCCGACGCGGTAAGGCGCCGTGGCTCGTAGGTGGAGTGTTTGCCCTGCTAGTAGTGGGGGTAGTGGGTTACGCGGTGGCCGGACGAGGTGGCGAGACGCCCCCGTCCGAGACGGTGGCCACCGGTAGCGTGGCGCTCGACAGCGCCGCGCCGGTCGACGTTGTGCCGACGCCGACGGTGGCCCAGCTCGTAGTGCTTCCGGCCGGCCGCAGAGCCGCGGAGGGAACGCTTTCGGTCGCCGTGACGAAGACCGAGTGCGGAGTGGCCGAGGTCGGCCCGCCCGATCTGCCGCTGGCCGCCGACGGAGAGTTCTGCCTGGTCAGCATGGCCGTACAGAACACCGGAAAGGAACCCCGGCTGCTCGATCCGGGGGCCCAGCGCGGGCTCGACGGGCAGGGCCACGCCTATCGGGTGGCCGAGCAGGCCGCGGTCTTCGTGAACGATCAGGATCCGTCGCTGCTCGACGAGATTCCGGCCGGCGCGATCCGCCAGGGTGTGGTGCCGTTCGACGTTCCCAAGGGCACCCGGCTGACCGGTTTCCTGCTGCACAAGTCGCCTTACAGTACGGGCGTACGGGTCCCTCTGTCCTGATCACGGACGCATTTCGGAGATCCACCGGAGCCGATCGAGTGCGTAACTCGCATTCTTTTTCTCGATCGAGCAAGGGTGATTGTGCGATTTCGGCCCCGCAACATTCCTGATGTGTGTTGGCATGGTCGACGGAATTAACGAGTAGTCCGGGTTCCCATTGCCGTCCGTATTGGGCGGTGCCGGCGCGGTGCACGCTAATGCCACGCCGTCGGGATTCGCGCGAGAGCCCCGGACCGATGTCGGAGGCAACACTGCACTGTCCGTCCCCGAGCCGGGCGTTCACCGCCGGCGCACTCGCGCTGGCTGTCCTCTCGCCCGCTCTTGACCCGACCGAGCACGCCGCCGAGGCCGTGCCACCCACGAACCCGGTGGGCCCCAATGCCTCGGATGACACTCGAATCGAGGAGCGCACCACTACCGCCGAACGCGCATCGCGCGCCGCCCCCCGGCGATTCTCACTCGCCCGGGCCGCGACGACGGCCCGGCCCCGACTCAATCCCTTCGCCGCCCCGGACAACGGCCAGGCCCTGCGGGACGCGGTGGAACTGGCCGTGGCCGACGAGCGGGTGGCGGTCCGCACCGCCGAGACCCTGGCCATGGTCGAGGCGCGCCAGGACCTGCTGGGCGGCGAGATCACTGATGAGGCGGCCGTGCCCGCCACGGCCGCACTGCTCCGCCGGGCTGACGCGACCGCACGTCAGCTGGCTCAGCAGCGGGTGCGAGCCGAACAGGAGGCCCGAACCGCGGCTCTCCGCGCCGTTCAGGAGGCGGCCGAGGGCGTCGAGGTGACCGAGAACGTCGAGAACGCACGTTACGTCCGGGCGCCGCGGGCCCGCACCGGCGGGCGCTACCAGCGTCAGGTGACGGTCCGCTACGCGCAGGCCAAGCCGCAGGGCCAGCGGGTCGTGCAGCTCGGCAACGGGATGAACGCAGTCATCGCGTTCGCTCGCTCGCAGGTCGGCAAGCGGTACGTCAGCGGCGGGATGGGCTCGGGCGGCTTCGACTGCTCCGGGTTCACCAAGCGGGCGTACGCGCTGGCCGGCATCAGCCTGCCGCACTCGTCCGGTGCGCAGGCGGCCCGCTCGCGCGGTATCTCGCGAGCCCACGCCCGCCCCGGCGACCTGGTCGTCGGACCCGGACACGTGGGCATCTACATGGGCCGCGGGATGATGATCGACGCGGGCAACCACCGCACCGGAGTGGTCTATCGCAAGATGTATTCCGGATTGCGGGTCGCACGCGTAAGTCACCGTTAGGCACGTCAGCGAAAGCGCCGGGGAACCCACCCCGGCGCTTTGCGGCCAATGGCGGTCAGCGCGGCAGCGTGAGGCGGACCGTCGTGCCGATTCCCGGCTCGCTCTCCAGATGAACGCTGCCGTGGTGCGCATCGACGATCGATTTGACGATGGCCAGCCCGAGCCCCGGCCCCTGAGCGGCCATCACCTCGGCGGCCGCGCACCGATAGAACCGGTCGAAAACGTGCGGCAGTTCGTCGGCCGCGATGCCCACCCCGGTGTCGGTGATGGTCAGCTCGGGTTCGCCCTCGGCTGTCGAGTCGATCGTGATCTCACCATCCGGCTGCGTGAACTTGATCGCATTGACCAGCAGATGGTTGAGCACCTGGGCGATGCGCTTGCCGTCGGCGCGCGCCGGCACTGGCTGTTCGGTGCGGTCGCGCAGCTTGACGCCGCGGTGCTCGGCCAGCGCCCGGCAGGCCGCGGTCGCCTGGTGCGCCAGGTCGGCCAGGTCCACCTCGGCCAGGTCGAGCTGGATCCGGTCGTCGGTCATCTTCGCCACCATGAGCAGCTCGTCGATGAGCCGCAGCAGCCGGTCGGAGTTGCGCGACATCACCGACAGGAACCGGCGCGACGTCTCGGCGTCGAAGTCGTCCTCGAGCAGCATCTCGAGGTAGCCGCGGATGGTGGACAGCGGCGTCCGCAGCTCGTGACTGACCGTGGCCAGAAACGAGTCCTTCATCCGGTCGAGCTGACGCATGCGGTCGGCGATCTCCCCCGCGTGCCGGGCGTACCGGCGCAGTTCGAGCTGCACCGACGCGTGCCGGGCCAGGCTGCGCAGGGCCCGTCGCTGTGCGTCGGTGAGCACCCGCGGCTCGTGGTCGACCACGCAGACCGTGCCGACCGCAAACGTCCCGTCGAGCACCACCGGCGCCCCGGCGTAGAACTTGAGCCGGTGCGCGTTCACCGCCGGGTTGGCGGCGAAGCGCGGGTCGACCGCCGTGTCCTGGACTTCGAGCACGTCGTGCGAGGTGATCGTGTAGGTGCAGAAGGACAGGTCGCGCGGTGCGCCTTCGAGATCCGTACCGACCTTGGCCTTGAACCACTGGCGATCCCGGTCGACGAGGCTGACCGCACCCAGCGGCGTGCCGCAGATCTGCGACGCGAGCAGCGCGATGTCGTCGAAGTCCTCCTCCGGCGGGGTGTCGAGCACCTGCGCGTCGTGCAGAGCTGCGAGCCGGCCCGGCTCGTCGGCCGGCAGAGGCGCCCTCATGTTTCGATCGTCTCAGGTGCCGCGCCCGATTTGGTGGAATTCGTCGGACAATGATGGCCTTTACAGCAGTCGGCACCCGCCTCCAGCAGCGGGTGCCGACTTGCGTATCGCCACCAGGCACGGGGATCTCGGCCGCGCGCACCCGGTCGGATGTCAGACAGAAGCATCACCCGCCACCCGAGTTTGCGTGCGCACCGGCTGTGCGTCCGCCCGATCGGGTGACAGCGCGCCGCAATCGTTGCGAAAGGCGGGCGATACCGGAACGGACTACTCTTCGTGCGGAGAAGGCCTGCATACCGCCGGAGGACATCACGATGAGTCTCGAACGCGCCGTTGCCCCGGATCCGTACGATCTCTTGCCCGCCGTCCCGTCCTTCACGGTGACCAGCGCGGACGTGACCGACGGCCGGCCGCTCGACGAGTTGTACGCCCACACCAGTGTGGGCGGCAAAAACCTTTCACCCCAGCTGTCCTGGTCGGGATTCCCCGCCGAGACCCGTGGCTTCGTGGTGACCTGCTTCGATCCGGACGCGCCGACCGGCAGCGGATTCTGGCACTGGGTGCTGGTCAACGTGCCGGTCGAGACGACCGAGCTGTCGCGCGGCGTCGACCCTCTGCCCGGTGAAGCGTTCTGCGTCCGCAACGACTACGGCGACAGCGCGTACGGTGGCGCGGCTCCGCCGCCCGGCGATCGCCCGCACCGCTACGTGTTCGCGGTGCACGCGATCGACGTCGACAAGCTCGAGGTCCCGCCGGAGGCGTCGCCGGCCTACGTCGGCTTCAACCTGGCCTTCCACACCCTGGCCCGGGCCACGATCCGCCCGACGTTCCAGGTCAAAGGCTGACTTCCCCCGTACGCGGAAAGGCCGCCGTCATGCGACGGCGGCCTCGACGTTCGTGATCGTCAGGCGGCGGTGCGCGCCACGACGAAGACGGACTGGCCGAACGGCGGCTTCACGACGCTCTCGGCGGCCTTGGTCACCGGCAGCACGAGCGAGTCGTACACCTTGACCATCGGGCCCTCCTTGGGGGCCAGCTTGAAGATGCTGGTCGCGCCGTAGTAGCCGATCAGGCCCAGCGCGTTCGCGTAGTGCATCTTCTCGATCTGCAGGCCGGCGTCGGTCATGGCGGCGCGCATCGTCTTCTTGGTGTAGCGGCGGATGTGCCCCGTCGCGATGTCGACGTTGCTCATGGCGAACATGAACGCCGGCACGATGATGATGATCCGGCCGCCGGGGCGCACGAGGTCGGCCATGCTGCGCAGAGCGCCGACGTGGTCCTCGATGTGCTCGAGCACGTTGTACGAGACCGCGGCGCTGTATTCACCGTTGGCGTCCGGCGACGGCAGCAGCATCTGGCGCACGTCGATGTTCGGGTAGTCGGCCATGCGCTCCTTGAGCAGCACGAGCCGGTCCGGGTCGGCTTCGGTCGCCGTGAACCGCGGAAGGTGCTCCGCCCACTCGATCGCGTAGTCCCCAAGACCGCTGCCGATCTCGATCGGGTTGTCCCCGAGGTACGGAAGAGCGAGCTCGACGAACCACCGGCGGTGGTTCACGGCCGTGGCGAGGCCTTCGAGCACTTCGGACTGGATCCGCTGGTCTCCAGTGATGTCTGCCATATGTAAGGTTCCCTCGTCTTGCCGATCCGAGCTGACAGCGGGACCGGAAGAGTTAACCATCCGGGGCGCGTAACCGAAAGTTGAGCCCGGCTCAGGCCATCATTATTTGCCTGATTGAGACATAGTCCGCGGGGTACTCCACCCGCTCGCTTCTCATGCGCCGGACCGCACGGATGTCACGAATACACCGTTCATATCGGCTCGATCACGCATGGGCCGCTCGTCACTGCAACGTTACCAACCTCAGTTAGGCTCGCCCACGCTATGACGATTACGGGTAATGCCTCGACAGGCCAACCGGCCGGCGGGAACGTGCTGCCGCCCCGTCAAGTGACCGAAGCCGAGGACCTCGACGCGGAGCTGATCGCGCTCGGGACCGACGTCGCACCGACCGCTCCCAGATCGGTCGTGCCCGATGTCGAGGCGGCCCCTGAGCAGGCACAAAGGCCTGCCCAGCGCTGGTGGCGGCGTCGTCCGGACTGGCGCGACGTCCTGGCCGCGGTGACGTTCATCGCCGTCGCGCTCTACCTGACGGCTCCCTTGTGGCTCAATCTCGATCACCAGTTGCGCGATGACCCACAGGATCAGGCTTTCTTTGAGTGGATGATGGCGCATGGTGCGCGCGTGCTCACCGATGGCGCATATCCGTTCTTCTCCGATCGTATGAATTACCCCGATGGGGTGAACATGATGGCCAACACCTCGGTGTTGGCCGTTTCGCTGCCGATGACGCCGGTAACGCTTCTGTTCGGGCCGCATGTGGCGTTCAACTTATTTCTTACGCTGGCGTTGGCGGGCACCGGTATCGCGTGGTATTTCGTCTTCTCCCGTGTGTTCGTCTCATCACGTATCGCAGCCTGGGTCGGCGCGCTCTTCTGCACATTTGCGCCGAGCATGGTTTCGCACGCCGGTGGTCACCCGAACATCGTTTCGCAGTTCCTGGTGCCGCTGATCATTTGGCGGACCCTGCGCCTGCGGCAGCCGGGCCGGGCCGTGCGCAACGGCCTGATCATGGCCGCGCTGCTGATCTGGCAGGCGTTCATCAACCTCGAGGTCCTCTTCATGACCGCGGTCGGGCTGGGCGTGTTCTGCCTGATCATGGCTATCGTGCGGCGCCGCCGTCACCCCGGTGAGACGCGCCAGTTCCTGCGTGGGCTGACCATCGCCGGCACCGTGACGCTGGCCGTCCTGGCCTACCCGCTGTCGGTGCAGTTCTTCGGTCCGCAGAGCTACCACGGCCTGCCGCAGTTCGTCCGTAACTTCGGCGCGGACCTGGCCTCCTTCACCGCCTATTCGAGCCACTCGGTCGCCGGTAATGCGGTGATCGCCGAGCGGCTCGCGCAAAATCCGGCCGAGGAGAACGCATTCTTCGGCTGGGGCCTGGTCATTCTCTTCGTCGGCCTGATCGTCTGGATGCGCCGCTCGGCTGCTGTTCTCGCCCTGGGCTTCCTGGCACTGCTCTTCGGGGCGATGTCGCTCGGTCCGCGAATTTTCCTGAACGGGATCAACACCGGCATCCCCGGCATCTGGGCCGTACTGCACAGCGTTCCGGTGCTCAACTCGGCCGTGCCCACCCGCTGGGCCATGGCCATCGCACCGGTCGTCGGTTTCCTGCTGGCCCTCGGAGTGCAGCGCGCGATCGACCTGGTGAAGACCCAGCCGGCCGCGCGTGGGCCGATCCGGGTCGCGATGATCACGGCGGTCGCGATGGCCCTCGTGCCGCTGGTGCCGGTGCAGCTCAAGACGGCGCCGATGGCCCCCACCCCCGAGTTCGTCACCTCGGGCGCCTGGAAGCAGTACGTCGACGACAACCACACGGTCGTCTCGCTGCCGCTGCCCGACTCGGGCTACCCCGACCCGCTGCGCTGGACCGCGATCACGGGCCAGGAGATGCGCATCGCCGGGGCGTACGCGCTGCTGCCCAACCAGAACCCGCTCAACCCCAGCGACCGTACGGCGTTGTTCTCGCCGCCGTGGCGTCCGACCAGCGGCCTGATGGCGTCGATCCGGCAGGGCAACCCGATCCCTGAGATCAACGACACGCGTCGCGAGATGACCCTGGCCGACCTGCGCTACTGGAAGGCCGCGGTGGTCGTGCTGACGCCGCAACTGCGCGACACCGAGATGCTGCGCGCGATGACCGGCCTGCTGGGCTTCCAGCCCACCTGGACCGGCGGCGCCTGGGTGTGGGACGTCCGCCACCTGGTCGACGACCCGAACGCGGTGCTGACCGGCCCCGACATCGGCTGAACACGAAGAATGGGCGGCCCCGACATCGGGACCGCCCATTTTTTATCGATCAGCGACGGCGACCCTGCAACTTCGTGAGCAGGCTGCGCAGCTTGTGCTGGTTTTCGGGCTTGGCCAGCTGGCGCCGGCCCTGCTCGATCACACGTTGACCCTGCGGGCTGGACAGAAACGCGCGGAGGCGCTGGGAAAGCGACGGCATCCGTGGCTCCTTTCGTCGGGATCGGCGAGTTGAACACGGACCCGTCGAGCCTGACACACGTTCCTGTAAGTCAGTTGTACGTGAGGTTCAGCCGCCTCACGCCGGCGCGGGAATGCCGACCCTGGCGACGCCCACCAGGTCGCCGGTGACCGGGTTGTGCGCCTCGGTCACGACGCCGGTGACCGGGCCGGCCGGGTAGCCTTCGCGGCGGATCAGGGCTTGATGCAGCAGCCCTTGCAGACCTTGGGCTGGGGCAGCGTGAAGGCCAGGCAGCACGTCTTGCGCTGGACGTCGAGTTTGCCGTTGCGGGCGGGGACCAGCTCGATCAGGTCTTCCACGCCGAGGGCCTCGTGCAGCTGGGCGATCGTCTCGGCGGAGCGGCCGGGCAGCACGTCGGCCGAGCGAAGCACGCCGTAGGCCACGCCGGAGGAGAGCGAGCCCAGCAGGGTGCGCTTGCCCAGGCGTACGCGGTCGTGAATGGCGTCGAGCAGGGGCGTCAGGTGCTGGTCGAGCAGCGAGCGGCGCAGCTCGGCCAGGAGGGCCGCCTCGTCGGGGACGACGCGTACGTGGGGCAGGCCGGCGATCGCGATCGGGTCGCCGGGCAGGACGGCGACCGGGGTGTCGGCGCGCAGCCCGACCGTGACCAGGGGGCGCGGGTCGTCGAAGTGGATGAGCGCGTTGTCCGCGGTGAGCAGGGGCACGCGGCGGGCCGAGGCGTAGCCCAGTACGGCCGGCAGGGCCAGCCAATACGTGTACGCCTTCCAGGCCAGCGCCGCGGCGGCATGGGGCTGGGCGTTCCAGCGGCGACGGGACGACTCGAGCAGCGTGTCGAGATGGCCGCCGGCCAGGGTGCTCGCGGGGGACCAGC from the Paractinoplanes abujensis genome contains:
- a CDS encoding NAD(P)H-quinone oxidoreductase, which codes for MHAIVIEDKKLVSREVPDAEAGDGEVVIDVTAAGVNRADVAQRQGFYPPPPGASPYPGLECAGVISAVGPGVTDRHVGERVSALLSGGGYAERVAVPVGQLLPVPAGLSLIESAALPEVACTVWSNVVDRDRLRKGRTLLVHGGGSGIGTFAIQLGKALGASVIATARSGKHEALRALGADRLIDYTTDDFVTATREFNGQGADVILDIVGAKYLSRNIEALAPNGRISVIGMQGGRKAELDLGLLMAKRGSVSSTSLRARPAGDKARIVAAVARDVWPLVEAGAVKPVIQTTIPLAQAAEAHELMESSDHLGKILLTP
- a CDS encoding DUF4352 domain-containing protein — its product is MGVVGYAVAGRGGETPPSETVATGSVALDSAAPVDVVPTPTVAQLVVLPAGRRAAEGTLSVAVTKTECGVAEVGPPDLPLAADGEFCLVSMAVQNTGKEPRLLDPGAQRGLDGQGHAYRVAEQAAVFVNDQDPSLLDEIPAGAIRQGVVPFDVPKGTRLTGFLLHKSPYSTGVRVPLS
- a CDS encoding C40 family peptidase, with amino-acid sequence MSEATLHCPSPSRAFTAGALALAVLSPALDPTEHAAEAVPPTNPVGPNASDDTRIEERTTTAERASRAAPRRFSLARAATTARPRLNPFAAPDNGQALRDAVELAVADERVAVRTAETLAMVEARQDLLGGEITDEAAVPATAALLRRADATARQLAQQRVRAEQEARTAALRAVQEAAEGVEVTENVENARYVRAPRARTGGRYQRQVTVRYAQAKPQGQRVVQLGNGMNAVIAFARSQVGKRYVSGGMGSGGFDCSGFTKRAYALAGISLPHSSGAQAARSRGISRAHARPGDLVVGPGHVGIYMGRGMMIDAGNHRTGVVYRKMYSGLRVARVSHR
- a CDS encoding GAF domain-containing sensor histidine kinase, which gives rise to MRAPLPADEPGRLAALHDAQVLDTPPEEDFDDIALLASQICGTPLGAVSLVDRDRQWFKAKVGTDLEGAPRDLSFCTYTITSHDVLEVQDTAVDPRFAANPAVNAHRLKFYAGAPVVLDGTFAVGTVCVVDHEPRVLTDAQRRALRSLARHASVQLELRRYARHAGEIADRMRQLDRMKDSFLATVSHELRTPLSTIRGYLEMLLEDDFDAETSRRFLSVMSRNSDRLLRLIDELLMVAKMTDDRIQLDLAEVDLADLAHQATAACRALAEHRGVKLRDRTEQPVPARADGKRIAQVLNHLLVNAIKFTQPDGEITIDSTAEGEPELTITDTGVGIAADELPHVFDRFYRCAAAEVMAAQGPGLGLAIVKSIVDAHHGSVHLESEPGIGTTVRLTLPR
- a CDS encoding YbhB/YbcL family Raf kinase inhibitor-like protein encodes the protein MSLERAVAPDPYDLLPAVPSFTVTSADVTDGRPLDELYAHTSVGGKNLSPQLSWSGFPAETRGFVVTCFDPDAPTGSGFWHWVLVNVPVETTELSRGVDPLPGEAFCVRNDYGDSAYGGAAPPPGDRPHRYVFAVHAIDVDKLEVPPEASPAYVGFNLAFHTLARATIRPTFQVKG
- a CDS encoding class I SAM-dependent methyltransferase, whose amino-acid sequence is MADITGDQRIQSEVLEGLATAVNHRRWFVELALPYLGDNPIEIGSGLGDYAIEWAEHLPRFTATEADPDRLVLLKERMADYPNIDVRQMLLPSPDANGEYSAAVSYNVLEHIEDHVGALRSMADLVRPGGRIIIIVPAFMFAMSNVDIATGHIRRYTKKTMRAAMTDAGLQIEKMHYANALGLIGYYGATSIFKLAPKEGPMVKVYDSLVLPVTKAAESVVKPPFGQSVFVVARTAA
- a CDS encoding ferric iron reductase; the protein is MFGTSTELPGLAPDLVVHDTTGWSPASTLAGGHLDTLLESSRRRWNAQPHAAAALAWKAYTYWLALPAVLGYASARRVPLLTADNALIHFDDPRPLVTVGLRADTPVAVLPGDPIAIAGLPHVRVVPDEAALLAELRRSLLDQHLTPLLDAIHDRVRLGKRTLLGSLSSGVAYGVLRSADVLPGRSAETIAQLHEALGVEDLIELVPARNGKLDVQRKTCCLAFTLPQPKVCKGCCIKP